The following nucleotide sequence is from Methanobacterium sp..
TTAAAGGTATTTCTAAAAAAAGCAAGTATTGATTTTGTAGTAGGAACCACTGGCACTGCAGGGGGGAGTTACAACCTTCCCCGAATATCAATCACCCCCGAAAACCTAGCACAATCCCTAAACATTCAGGGAGATATTGCCCTTATTTTTGGAAGAGAGGGAGATGGACTTACTAACCAGGAGTTAGAACTTTGTGATTTGGTAGTTTCGATTCCCACCCATGAATCATACCCCATACTAAACATAACACATGCAGCGGCAATTATTTTCTACGAATTATTCAAAACCCAAAAAAAGTATCCTGTAGAAAATTTAGATGAGGCATCCTTAGAAGAAAAAAAGGGATTAATTGATTATGCAGATGAGGTGCTGGATAAGCTGGATTATCCTCCCCATAAAAAAAAGAATGCCTCGATTGTCTTCAAAAGAATTCTTGGACGGGCTTTCATATCCGGAAGAGAAGCACATACATTAAAAGGGATGTTTCGCAGAATAAGAGATAGAATAAACTAAATATAGATTTGTTAACCGGATAAATTTTATTTAGTAAAAATTGAATTTTCAATAATCATTAAAAAAAATGTATATAATAAATATCAAAAAAGGAAATTGACAATAAACAAAAGAGGGAAAACAATGGCTATTTTAAGTGACCAGGACATCAGAAAATATTTGGACGAAGGAAAAATTTCTATTGAACCATTAGAAGACCCTGGAAGACAGATCCAGCCATCATCAGTTGACCTTAGAATTGGGAGCGAATTTAAAGGTTTTCGCATAATCCGAAAACCTTGCATTGACCCATTGGATAAATCAGACTTGGAATCATATATGGAATCATTCCACTTGGAACAAGGCGAACCATTCATTATACACCCTGGAGAATTTGCATTAGCCACTACTTATGAAGCTGTAAAACTCCCTGACGACCTAGTTGCAAGAGTTGAAGGGCGTTCATCAATGGGGCGCTTGGGCATAACCATGCACGTTACTGCTGGATACATTGACCCTGGATTTGAGGGGAAGATCACCCTGGAGATCTCCAACATAGGTAAAATGCCTGTGGCACTCTACACTGGCCAGAGGGTGTGCCAAATTGTCTTTGAAACCATGACCAGCCCATCCCAACGGCCTTATGGCCACCCTGAAAGGGATAGTAAATATATGGGTCAGGATAAACCAGTGACCAGCAAAATCAAACAAGATTACGAGATTCTAGACAGGAAACAGACAAAATTGATTTAAATTTCAGTATAAAACTTGGATAAGTTTGATTTAATTAAAAATATGATCATATTTGATAATTGAGAGGATTATAATGAGAAATGAGGATGTAATGAATATTGCCAAGAAAAGAGGATTTTTATGGTCATCATTTGAAATTTACTCGGGAGTGGCCGGATTCTTTGATTACGGCCCATTAGGCGCTATTTTAAAAAATAAAATAATGAATAAATGGCGTGATTACTACCTGGTTGGTGAAGGTTACTATGAAATCGAATCACCCACCATCATGCCTGAAGAGGCATTGAAAGCCTCCGGACATGTTGATCACTTCAATGATCCCATGACTGAATGTAAAGAATGTCTGGAAGTTTTCCGCGCAGATCATGTCATTAAAGATGTTACAGGAGAAGATGTAGAAGGATTGGAAAACCAGGAACTGACTGAAATTTTATCTAAAGAACAAATCCGATGCCCCCGATGTGAAGGACATCTAACACATGTATGGAGCTATAACTTAATGTTTCAGACCTTAATAGGAGCTAAAGGTAAAAAAAGTGGTTATATGAGGCCAGAAACAGCTCAGGGCATCTTCATTACCTTCAAAAGATTGTTGAGATTTAACCGTGGGAAACTCCCTTTTGGTATTGTGCAATTAGGTAAAGCATACAGAAATGAGATCTCACCACGCCAAGGCGTTATTCGACTTAGAGAATTCACTCAAGCTGAAGCAGAGATCTTCGTTGATCCTAAAGACAAAAGTCATCCCCGTTTTAAGGAAATTGAAAGTCAAGTTCTAACCCTTTACCCTGCAGATATTCAGGAAAAAAATGGTGAACCAATCAAGGTCACAGCCCAGGAAGCGGTTGGAAAAGGAATTGTTTCCAGTGAAATCTTGACCTACCAATTATGCCTAGCCAATAAATTCATAAAAGAATTAGGAATACCCTTTGATGTGATAAGGTTCCGCCAACACCTTAAAACAGAGATGGCACATTATGCCATTGATTGCTGGGATGTGGAGATTCACACAGACCGATATGGCTGGATTGAAGTAATTGGAATAGCAGACCGTGCAGATTTTGATCTCAAATCCCACAGTGAGTATAGTAAGGAAGATCTGCGTGTTTTTATGGAATATGACCAAGCCACAACTATTAAAAAACTGGTTGTGAAGCCAGATATGAAAAAATTCGGACCCCTATTCAAGGGAAATGCACCTAAAATCATAGATATTCTTAAAAAAACAGAACCTGAATCCATTAAAAAATCATTTGACACAGAAAATGTTTACAACATGAAAATAGATGGTGAAAACTATCAGTTAACACCTGACTTGTTATCCTTTGAATATTCCCAAGAAACTGTTAGGGGTGAAAAGGTATATCCCCATGTAATTGAGCCTTCCTATGGTATTGACCGCATTACTTATTCTGTGCTGCTTCACTGCTTCCAACAGGATGATGATAGAAATCTTCTACGCTTACCAGCCGATATTGCCCCTGTAACAGTGAATGTATTCCCTTTGGTTAATAAAGATGACCTTATCAGGATATCCGAGCACATAAGAGATGATCTACGTGTTGAAGGCATTATTGCAGAGTTAGACACTTCTGGAACCATCGGGCGCAGATATGCTCGTTCTGATGAAATTGGAACACCTTTCGCAGTTACGGTAGACCATCAAACACTGAAAGATAAAACAGTAACTATTAGAGAAAGAGATAGTCAAAAACAAGTAAGATTACCAGTTGCCAATATTCCAAACACAATAAATGGCTTGATAAACAAAAAAATAGAATTTAGTGAATTTGAAACCATATAACAACTCAAATCACTATTATCTCTTTTTACAATTCTAAACTTTCCAAACCTATTTTTTGACCAGGGCTTCCAATTCATCTCTAGGGATCTTTTCCGCAATCTTAAGTTTTGTTGGGCAGCGCCCCAGTTTAATATCATGTTTTTTTGCGATTGCTTTTAGATCCTTCATGGTGGCCTTTTTGGCCATTTCTTCCACATCCAAATTCGACACCTCCTTCCATAAAAAATCAGAACTTAATTCCAATATCAATACTAATTAAGGTCAAAGTGCTAATTAAATTTAGACTACTCAAAACTGACATAAATATCAAAATTTATCAGGAATTTATGGATGGATTAACGTATCGATTTGAGTTGAGTTATATGATAGACGCCCATATACATGCTGACTGTAGGCCATATGAAGATTTTGAATTGATGATGTTAGCTGGAATTGAATCTGCCATTACTCTTGCCCATGACCCCATGAGAATGAGCACTTCGGCTGTGGTCTTGGACCATTTCTACCGCATACTGGAAAACGATTTTAAAAGAGCTATAAAAAATGGTTTAACTTTGAAGGCAGCTCTGGGGCTTCACCCACGGAGCATTTGCCCGGACTATGAACTGGTTCTAGAAAAGCTTCCAGAATTTCTTGACCGTGAAGAAGTTGTTGCTCTGGGGGAAGTAGGTCTTGAAAATGCCTCTGAACTTGAAAAAAAAGTATTCAAAGCCCAACTTTTAATGGCAGGGGAACTGGGAATGAAAGTGGCAGTTCACACCCCCCGTAGTAATAAAAGAGAAATTACCATTGAAACATTGTCCATAATCAAAGAAAATATTGAAACAAGTATGGTGGTAGTGGATCATGTAGATCCCTCAATAATAGATTTAGTGGAAGATTTTGAGGGAATGCTAGGAATCACTGTGCAACCAGAGAAAATGACACCCACAGAAGCTGTTGAACTTTTAGATAGAACAATTGAAGAATATGGCGCTGAAAGGTTCATGTTAGACAGCGATATAAGTTCTTCTCCTTCAGACCCATTATCAGTTCCTAAAACCGTTCATCAAATGAAATTAGCTGGCTGGGAAAAAGCAAAAATAAAAATGT
It contains:
- a CDS encoding TrmJ/YjtD family RNA methyltransferase → MIYVVFVEPKTPGNIGFLARTMKNFGLSNLVLINPCQLEHEAYYQSMHAREIIYNRQEHDSLKVFLKKASIDFVVGTTGTAGGSYNLPRISITPENLAQSLNIQGDIALIFGREGDGLTNQELELCDLVVSIPTHESYPILNITHAAAIIFYELFKTQKKYPVENLDEASLEEKKGLIDYADEVLDKLDYPPHKKKNASIVFKRILGRAFISGREAHTLKGMFRRIRDRIN
- a CDS encoding dCTP deaminase, which encodes MAILSDQDIRKYLDEGKISIEPLEDPGRQIQPSSVDLRIGSEFKGFRIIRKPCIDPLDKSDLESYMESFHLEQGEPFIIHPGEFALATTYEAVKLPDDLVARVEGRSSMGRLGITMHVTAGYIDPGFEGKITLEISNIGKMPVALYTGQRVCQIVFETMTSPSQRPYGHPERDSKYMGQDKPVTSKIKQDYEILDRKQTKLI
- the glyS gene encoding glycine--tRNA ligase — encoded protein: MRNEDVMNIAKKRGFLWSSFEIYSGVAGFFDYGPLGAILKNKIMNKWRDYYLVGEGYYEIESPTIMPEEALKASGHVDHFNDPMTECKECLEVFRADHVIKDVTGEDVEGLENQELTEILSKEQIRCPRCEGHLTHVWSYNLMFQTLIGAKGKKSGYMRPETAQGIFITFKRLLRFNRGKLPFGIVQLGKAYRNEISPRQGVIRLREFTQAEAEIFVDPKDKSHPRFKEIESQVLTLYPADIQEKNGEPIKVTAQEAVGKGIVSSEILTYQLCLANKFIKELGIPFDVIRFRQHLKTEMAHYAIDCWDVEIHTDRYGWIEVIGIADRADFDLKSHSEYSKEDLRVFMEYDQATTIKKLVVKPDMKKFGPLFKGNAPKIIDILKKTEPESIKKSFDTENVYNMKIDGENYQLTPDLLSFEYSQETVRGEKVYPHVIEPSYGIDRITYSVLLHCFQQDDDRNLLRLPADIAPVTVNVFPLVNKDDLIRISEHIRDDLRVEGIIAELDTSGTIGRRYARSDEIGTPFAVTVDHQTLKDKTVTIRERDSQKQVRLPVANIPNTINGLINKKIEFSEFETI